A portion of the Sabethes cyaneus chromosome 3, idSabCyanKW18_F2, whole genome shotgun sequence genome contains these proteins:
- the LOC128740758 gene encoding dynein axonemal assembly factor 6, producing the protein MSLLGAENIKLLKKLFITANEDSDSDGDSPKETVSHMGINQIFTCIPTLKITEIIVLSLGPGDIGCSSKSKKPDGTTESLVDQNSYKKLEVETNQPTTLEEWEQQQEQECDALLESRPRPDYRISYKQTVCTEDLYLQMNGKTPSTASCENMVVEIFLTGETVGIHHIDLSVQEQCVVVKSPKYFLKLQLPHKVNPDKGSAAWLSEEKILKLTLKMEREFDFVNF; encoded by the coding sequence ATGTCACTTTTGGGCGCTGAAAATATTAAACTGCTGAAAAAATTATTCATTACGGCTAATGAAGATAGTGATTCAGATGGCGATTCACCAAAGGAAACTGTGTCTCATATGGGTATCAATCAGATTTTTACATGTATACctactttgaaaattactgaaATAATTGTACTTTCTTTAGGCCCCGGAGATATTGGATGTTCTAGCAAGTCTAAAAAACCGGATGGAACCACCGAGAGCTTAGTTGACCAAAATTCGTACAAGAAGTTAGAAGTTGAGACTAATCAACCTACGACCCTGGAAGAATGGGAGCAGCAGCAGGAGCAAGAATGTGATGCATTACTGGAGTCACGTCCACGTCCGGATTATAGAATATCATACAAACAGACTGTCTGCACGGAAGATCTATATCTACAAATGAATGGCAAAACACCGAGCACGGCGAGCTGCGAAAATATGGTGGTTGAGATTTTTTTGACAGGCGAAACGGTAGGCATCCATCACATTGATTTATCGGTTCAAGAGCAATGCGTTGTAGTGAAATCtccgaaatattttttgaaacttcaATTGCCGCATAAAGTTAACCCCGATAAAGGTAGCGCCGCTTGGCTTTCGGAAGAAAAAATCCTGAAGCTAACGCTAAAAATGGAACGAGAGTTTGATTTTGTGAATTTCTGA
- the LOC128743832 gene encoding serotriflin-like, which produces MVKLSSLLTLLVLTLDLTYSWRFDRLPRLYGDRLSMKAISPRTRKVQRRIVVLHDFFRTKVVPPASNMLSMKWHYGAARSAQKWADQCRLLTHDSPKGRWIDSYGACGQNIFVSTHKVPWLFALRTWFLERQNFTYGSYKNDLVAVGHYTQMVWAATHKVGCGLAKCARGGPRGKPFFNYVCNYCPIGNHEDKLGIPYRRGKPCGSCQQQCHSKKIRLCTNSCSTADLWANCRELYKTWPGWLCNTVSSEGLERQRNCMATCTCQGMVHD; this is translated from the exons ATGGTTAAGTTGTCATCTCTTCTAACACTGTTGGTACTCACCTTGGACTTAACATATAGTTGGAGATTCGACAGAT TGCCCAGACTGTATGGAGACCGGCTGTCAATGAAAGCGATATCACCGCGGACGCGCAAAGTTCAGCGGAGAATAGTTGTGTTGCACGATTTTTTCCGCACAAAAGTGGTTCCTCCAGCTTCCAATATGCTGAGTATG AAGTGGCACTATGGGGCAGCGCGATCGGCACAAAAGTGGGCGGATCAGTGCCGGCTGCTAACTCACGATAGTCCGAAGGGACGCTGGATCGACAGTTACGGGGCCTGCGGACAGAACATCTTTGTATCTACCCATAAAGTTCCCTG GTTATTTGCACTCCGAACGTGGTTTCTGGAACGGCAAAATTTTACATATGGATCGTATAAAAATGATTTGGTGGCAGTTGGACACTACACACAGATGGTGTGGGCGGCCACACACAAAGTTGGCTGCGGTCTAGCCAAATGTGCCAGGGGTGGTCCACGAGGTAAACCGTTCTTCAACTATGTATGCAACTATTGTCCCAT TGGAAATCACGAAGACAAACTGGGAATTCCCTATAGGCGTGGCAAACCATGTGGCTCATGTCAGCAGCAGTGCCACTCGAAAAAAATCAG ATTATGCACGAACTCATGCAGCACGGCGGACTTGTGGGCCAACTGTCGGGAATTGTACAAAACATGGCCCGGTTGGCTGTGTAATACGGTATCATCGGAAGGGCTGGAACGACAGAGAAACTGTATGGCCACCTGTACTTGCCAAGGAATGGTACATGACTGA